Proteins found in one Pelobates fuscus isolate aPelFus1 chromosome 10, aPelFus1.pri, whole genome shotgun sequence genomic segment:
- the LOC134574807 gene encoding spermidine/spermine N(1)-acetyltransferase-like protein 1: MSGVKGGHKDQPKDVGYYEKHHEDTKKDSSTPQLDPVEPVVPQPTACQPAKHQPAVSQPAQTQPAVSQPSQTQPAKSQQSVSQLTQTQPAKSQPAVSQPAQTKAAKSQPAVSQPTQAQPAKSQSTVSQPAVSQPAQTQPAISQPAVSQPAVSQPAQTQPAKSQPAVSQPIQAQPAKSQPAVSQPTQAQPAKSQPAVSQPAQTQPAKSQPAVSQPAQAQPAKSQPAVSQPAKTQPAKSQPAVSQPAQSQPANSQPAVSQPAVSQPTQAQPAKSQPAVSQPAQTQPAKSQPAVSHPTQAQPAKSQSTVSQPAVSQPAQTQPAKSQPAQAQPANSQPAVSQPAVSQPTQAQPAVNQPVQAQAAKSQPAVNLPTQAQPAKGQSTVSQPSVSQPAQTQPAISQPAVSQPAVSQQAQAQPANSQPAVSLPAVSQPAQTQPAKSQPAVSQQTQAQPAKSQSTVSQSTVSQPAQTQPANIQPAVSQPAVSQPTQTQPANSQPAVSQPAQAQPAKSQSTVSQAAQTQPAQAQPAKSQPTVSQLAQTQPAKSQPASLV; the protein is encoded by the exons ATGTCTGGAGTCAAAGGAGGTCACAAGGATCAACCAAAAGATGTTGGTTATTATGAGAAGCACCATGAGGACACAAAGAAGGACAGCAGCACACCACAGC TAGATCCAGTGGAACCTGTGGTACCTCAGCCAACTGCATGCCAGCCAGCTAAGCATCAACCAGCTGTGAGTCAGCCAGCTCAAACTCAGCCAGCTGTGAGTCAACCATCCCAAACTCAGCCAGCAAAGAGCCAACAATCTGTGAGCCAACTAACCCAAACTCAGCCAGCCAAGAGCCAACCAGCTGTGAGTCAACCAGCCCAAACTAAGGCAGCCAAGAGCCAACCAGCTGTAAGTCAACCAACCCAAGCTCAGCCAGCCAAAAGCCAATCAACTGTGAGCCAACCAGCTGTGAGTCAACCTGCCCAAACGCAGCCAGCCATCAGCCAGCCAGCTGTGAGCCAACCTGCTGTGAGCCAACCAGCCCAAACTCAGCCAGCCAAGAGCCAACCAGCTGTGAGTCAACCAATCCAAGCTCAGCCAGCCAAGAGCCAACCAGCTGTGAGTCAACCAACCCAAGCTCAGCCAGCCAAGAGCCAACCAGCTGTGAGTCAACCAGCCCAAACTCAGCCAGCCAAGAGCCAACCAGCTGTGAGTCAACCAGCCCAAGCTCAGCCAGCCAAGAGCCAACCAGCTGTGAGTCAACCTGCCAAAACGCAGCCAGCCAAGAGCCAACCTGCTGTGAGTCAACCAGCCCAATCTCAGCCAGCAAACAGTCAGCCAGCTGTGAGCCAACCAGCTGTGAGTCAACCAACCCAAGCTCAGCCAGCCAAGAGCCAACCAGCTGTGAGTCAACCAGCCCAAACTCAGCCAGCCAAGAGTCAACCAGCTGTGAGTCATCCAACCCAAGCTCAGCCAGCCAAGAGCCAATCAACTGTGAGCCAACCAGCTGTGAGTCAACCTGCCCAAACGCAGCCAGCCAAGAGCCAACCAGCCCAAGCTCAGCCAGCAAACAGCCAGCCAGCTGTGAGCCAACCAGCTGTGAGTCAACCAACCCAAGCTCAGCCAGCTGTGAACCAACCAGTCCAAGCTCAGGCAGCCAAGAGCCAACCAGCTGTAAATCTACCAACCCAAGCTCAGCCAGCCAAAGGCCAATCAACTGTGAGCCAACCATCTGTGAGTCAACCTGCCCAAACACAGCCAGCCATCAGCCAGCCAGCTGTGAGCCAACCAGCTGTGAGTCAACAAGCCCAAGCTCAGCCAGCAAACAGCCAGCCAGCTGTGAGCTTACCAGCTGTGAGTCAACCAGCCCAAACTCAGCCAGCCAAGAGCCAACCAGCTGTGAGTCAACAAACCCAAGCTCAGCCAGCCAAAAGCCAATCAACTGTGAGCCAATCCACTGTAAGTCAACCAGCCCAAACGCAACCAGCCAATATTCAACCAGCTGTGAGCCAACCAGCTGTAAGTCAACCAACCCAAACTCAACCAGCCAATAGCCAGCCAGCTGTGAGCCAACCAGCCCAAGCTCAACCAGCCAAGAGCCAATCAACTGTGAGCCAAGCAGCTCAAACACAGCCAGCCCAAGCTCAGCCAGCCAAGAGCCAACCAACTGTGAGCCAACTAGCCCAAACTCAGCCAGCCAAGAGCCAGCCAGCCAGTCTTGTATAG
- the LOC134574808 gene encoding keratin-associated protein 16-1-like, whose amino-acid sequence MSGAIGGQSQQNDQPKDVSYSEKHHQEDTKKDSSTPQVDPVAPLVPQPTASQPAKNQPAVSQPAQTQPAVSQPAVSKPTASQPAQSQPATGQPAVNQPATGQPASCESTNRNSASCEPTSCEPTNCESTCPNSASHRPTSCEPASHRPTSCEPASCESTNRNSASCEPTSCEPTNCESTCPNSASHRPTSCEPASHRPTSCEPASCESTNRNSASCEPTSCEPTNCESTCPNSVSHRPTSCEPASCKSTNRNSASCEPTGCEPTSCESTSPNSASQQQISWVLTSPTQPAKSQPTVSQPAVSQPAQTQPAKSGFGARNTLALKIFV is encoded by the exons ATGTCTGGAGCCATAGGAGGTCAAAGTCAACAGAATGATCAACCAAAAGATGTCAGTTATTCTGAGAAGCATCATCAAGAGGACACAAAGAAGGATAGCAGCACACCACAAG TAGACCCAGTGGCACCTCTGGTACCTCAGCCAACTGCATCCCAGCCAGCTAAGAATCAACCAGCTGTGAGTCAGCCAGCCCAAACTCAGCCAGCTGTTAGCCAACCAGCTGTGAGCAAACCAACTGCGAGTCAACCTGCCCAAagtcagccagccacaggccaaccAGCTGTgaaccagccagccacaggccaaccAGCT AGCTGTGAGTCAACCAACCGAAACTCAGCCAGCTGTGAGCCAACCAGCTGTGAGCCAACCAACTGTGAGTCAACCTGCCCAAactcagccagccacaggccaaccAGCTGTgaaccagccagccacaggccaaccAGCTGTGAACCAGCCAGCTGTGAGTCAACCAACCGAAACTCAGCCAGCTGTGAGCCAACCAGCTGTGAGCCAACCAACTGTGAGTCAACCTGCCCAAactcagccagccacaggccaaccAGCTGTgaaccagccagccacaggccaaccAGCTGTGAACCAGCCAGCTGTGAGTCAACCAACCGAAACTCAGCCAGCTGTGAGCCAACCAGCTGTGAGCCAACCAACTGTGAGTCAACCTGTCCAAACTCAGTCAGCCACAGGCCAACCAGCTGTGAACCAGCCAGCTGTAAGTCAACCAACCGAAACTCAGCCAGCTGTGAGCCAACCGGCTGTGAGCCAACCAGCTGTGAGTCAACCAGCCCAAACTCAGCCAGCCAACAGCAAATCAGCTGGGTGTTAACCAGCCCAACTCAGCCAGCCAAGAGCCAGCCAACTGTGAGCCAACCAGCTGTGAGCCAACCAGCCCAAACTCAGCCAGCCAAGA GTGGCTTTGGTGCCAGGAACACTCTGGCCTTGaagatatttgtttaa